The following is a genomic window from Bosea sp. RAC05.
TCGATCAGATTGGATCGGGGGAAGCCCGCGGACGGTCACGTTTGCGGGAACCCTGAGCCATGACCGGAAAGAACAGCTCCGGTCCGGTTCGCCTCGCGGCGGACGGATCAGGCGCGGGCATGACTGAAGAAATGGGGCAGACGATGTTCGAGCGGCGGCGGATGGACGAAACGGTGGAGGTTGTGTCGGCGTTGAGCGTGGTGGTTGCGGTGGAGCAGGCCCGGCCGGTGGAGCGGGAGGCGGTCGCGTTGCAGGCGAGTTCGGCCGAGGCCTGGGACCGGGTGCGGCGGCGCCTGCGGGCCGAGCTCGGCGAGGATGTGTTCTCGAGCTGGTTTGCGCGCGTCGAGCTCGGCAACATCGTCGACGGCGTGGCCTATCTCACTGTCCCGACACGCTTCCTCAAGAGCTGGCTGGAGGCGCATTATGCCGAGCGGCTGCGGGTCAACTGCATGGCCGAACTGCCGGGCCTCAACGGCATCATTCTGTCGGTGCGCCCGGTCTCCCGCGAGCTGATGCAGCAGCCGGCCGAGATCGTGCCGCTGCGCGGTCGCCAGCCGGCGCCGGCCCCCGCCGCCGAGCCCAAGCCCGTTCAGCCCGGCGCGGCCCCGGCCGAGGCCGGCGAGCGCGATCTCGTCGACGCCTGTGGCACAAGCCTCGACCGGCGCATGAACTTCCAGGCGTTCATCGTCGGCAAGTCCAACCAGCTCGCCTTCGCCGCCGCCGAGCGCATCGCGGCGGCCCCGGCCGGCAGCAGCCCCTACAATCCGCTCTACATCCATGCCGGTGTCGGCCTCGGCAAGACGCATCTCCTGCAGGCGATCGCCCAGGAGGCGCGCAGCCAGGGCAAGCGCGTCGCTTATTTCACCGCCGACCGCTTCATGTACGGCTTCGTCGCCGCGCTGAAGTCGCAGACCGCGCTCGCCTTCAAGGAGAAGCTGCGGGGCATCGACCTCCTCGTCGTGGACGATGTCCAGTTCATCCAGGGCAAGTCGATCCAGCAGGAGTTCGGTCACACGATCAACGCGCTGATCGATGCCGGCAAGCAGATCGTCGTCGCCGGCGACCGCATGGCGAATGATCTGGAGGCGCTGGACGAACGCATCCGCTCGCGGCTCGGCGGCGGCCTCGTGGTCGAGGTCGGCGATCTCGACGAGGCGCTGCGTGCGAAGATTCTCGGGAACCGGCTGGAGACCCTGCAGGCGGCCCATCCGAACTTTCAGGTCCATCCGGACGTGATCGCCTATGTCGCGCGCGTCGTCGCCACCAATGGCCGCGATCTCGATGGCGCCGCCAACCGTCTGCTCGCCCATGCGACGCTGTCGGGCCAGCCGGTCTCGCTCGAGACGGCGGAGGCTGCGATCCGCGATCTGGTGCGCACCCGCGAGCCGCGCCGCGTCAAGATCGAGGACATCCAGAAGCTCGTCGCGACCCGCTACAATGTCAGCCGGGCCGACATCCTCTCCGAGCGCCGTACGGCCGCCGTGGTCAAGCCGCGCCAGATCGCGATGTATCTGGCCAAGGCGCTGACGCCGCGCTCCCTGCCGGAGATCGGGCGTCGCTTCGGCGGGCGCGATCACACCACGGTGCTGCATGCGGTCCGCAAGATCGAGAAGGCGATCGCTGAGGATCGCTCGCTGCATGACGAGGTCGATCTCCTCAAGCGCATGCTGCAGGAGTAAGGCGCCCGCTACCGGCTTTCGCAGCGCGTCATTTTGGCTGTGGTTGCCGGCGCGGTGCCCTTGCGCCCTGCGCTGGCCTCCGGCAATGTCGCGGGCCATTCATGAGGCTCGCGCATTCGCTGCGGGCGCAGAGACGCCAGAAGACTGAAAATGAAGGTCACTGTCGAACGCTCCACCCTGCTGAAGTCGCTTGGCCATGTGCATCGCGTCGTGGAGCGCCGGAACACGATCCCGATCCTGTCGAACCTGCTGCTGAGCGGGACGGAGGCGGGGCTGAAGCTGAAGGCGACCGATCTCGACATCGAGGTGGTCGAGACGGTCGCGGCCGACGTGCCCGAGCCGGGCGCCACCACGGTTCCCGCTCACACCCTCTACGACATCGTCCGCAAGCTCCCCGACGGGGCCCAGGTCTCGCTCGAGACCACCGGCGACACCGGGCTCGTCCTGCGCTCGGGCCGCTCGCGCTTCCAGCTCCAGACCCTGCCCGAGAGCGATTTCCCCGACATTACCGCCGGCGAGATGGCGCACAGCTTCAGGCTGCCGGCCGGCGAGTTCAAGCGCCTGATCGACAAGACCCAGTTCGCGATCTCGACCGAGGAGACGCGCTACTATCTCAACGGCATCTATCTCCACACCATCGATGTCGACGGCCGCCCGATGCTGCGTGCGGTGGCGACCGACGGCCACCGCCTCGCCCGCGTCGACACCGCCGCGCCGCAGGGCTCGGTCGGCATGCCCGGCGTGATCGTGCCGCGCAAGGCTGTCGCCGAGATCCAGAAGCTGCTGGAGGACGGCGAGAGCGAGGTCACGATCGAGCTCTCCGCCACCAAGATCCGGGTCGCCACCGCCGCGGTGGTGCTGACCTCGAAGCTGATCGACGGCACCTTCCCCGATTATCAGCGCGTCATCCCGAGCGGCAACGACAAGCGTCTGACCGTCGACAAGGGCGATTTCGCCGCCTCCGTCGATCGCGTCTCGACGATCTCGTCGGAGCGTGGTCGCGCCGTGAAGCTTTCCATGGCCGATGGCCGGATGACGCTCTCGGTCACCAACCCCGATTCCGGCTCGGCGACCGAGGAGATCGAGGTCGACTATGATTCGAGCCCGCTCGATATCGGCTTCAACGCGCGCTACCTGATGGACATCGCCGCCCAGCTCGACGGCGACACCGCCCTGCTCAAGCTGGCCGATCCGGGCTCGCCGACGGTCATCCAGGATCGCGAGGGGGCTTCCGCGCTCTATGTGCTGATGCCGATGCGCGTCTAGGCGTTCTCCCGCCGTGGCCGCCGTCGCGCGCCTGATCCTGCAGGATTTCCGCTCCTACGAGGCCCTCGATCTCACGGTCGGGGGCCAAATCGTTGCGCTCGTCGGAGAGAACGGCGCAGGCAAGACCAACATCCTCGAGGCCCTCTCGCTCTTCACGCCGGGCCGCGGCCTGCGCCGGGCCGACCTCGCGGAGATGGCCCGCCAGGAGGGTGAGGGCGCTTTCGCCGTCTCGGTGGCATTGGCGCAGGACGGGGCCCGGCTCGGGGTTGGGCTGGGTCCGGCCGACATGGAGGGCAAGCGCGCGCGCCTCGCCCGCATCGACGGCGTGTCCGCGGGCTCGGCGCTCGCCTTCAGCGAGCACCTGCGCGTCGTCTGGCTGACGCCGGATCTCGACGGGCTGTTCCGCGGAGCCGCCGGCGACCGCCGCCGCTTCCTCGACCGGCTGGTGCTGGCGGTCGACCCCGCCCATGCGACCCGCTCGAACGCGCTCGAACGCGCACTGCGCTCGCGCAACCGCATCCTCGAGGAGAGCCCGCACCAGACGCAGTGGCTCGATGCGGTCGAGCGCGAGATCGCCGAACTCGGCGTCGCGGTGGCCGCCGCCCGCGCCGAGACGGTGGCGAGGCTTTCGGCCATCATCGCCGAGAGCCGCGACGAGGCCTCGCCCTTCCCCCATGCCGGAATCGCGCTCTCGGGCGAGATCGACCTCCTGGTCGCGCGCCACGCCGCTCTCGACGCGGAGGATGGCTATCGCGACCTGCTGCGCCAGGGCCGGGCCCGCGACCGCGCCGCCGGGCGCACGCTCGCCGGCCCGCAGACCTCCGATCTCGAGGTCCGCCACGGTCCCAAGAACATCCCCGCCGGCCAGGGCTCGACCGGCGAGCAGAAGGCGCTGCTGATCGGCCTCGTCCTGGCCCATGCGCGGCTGGTCGCGGCGATGAGCGGGCTTAAACCCCTCGTCCTGCTCGACGAGATCGCCGCCCATCTCGATCCGCGCCGCCGGGCGGCGCTCTATGAGGGCCTGATGGCGCTCGGTTGCCAGGTCTGGATGACAGGCGCCGACCCGACGTTGTTTACCGATCTGCCGGCGGGGTCGCAGCGGCTCGCCGTCACCGCCGGCCGGATCGAGGATCTCGCCTGAAGCGTGCAAGTCCCGGCGGACGCGGCGTCATGGTTGATCGGCGGTTAACCATTTTATGCCAGTGATCGCGGCCATGCAGCCTTCACGGACGATGTTTTCGGCGTCGGAGAAGGAGATCGCGAGCCGCTTGCTGGCCGTGCTCTCCCCGCATTTCGGCGCGTCGATCGACCAGCTCCAGGGCATCCAGACAGGGCTCGACAAGCGCGAGAGGGATCCCGAACTCCGGCAGGACGAGCTGACCAAGTACAGGCTGCTGTTCGGGCTGGAATTCGGCGAGGCATACATCGCCGCCAAGCAGCGCATCGTGGCCCGGGCCAACCGCAACGGCATCGAGCTGTCGGACTATCCGCTGTTCTTCCTGGCCGATTTCTCGCACTTCCTGCCCGTCATCGTCGCGAAGTGGAAACGCCGCTGGGGCAAGGTCGACACGGCCTTGCAGGTCTTCGCCAAGCTGATGCTGACCGACATGAGCTATTCGATCGCGCAGTTCGACGGGGCGATCGAGGCCCGCACCGCGGATCGGCTCCGGCAGGTCGAGCAGGCCTTTCGCAACGGCATCGCCGAGCGGATCTCCGCCATCGAGCTCAGCCTGGGCGATGTCTCGGGCTTTTCGACGCAGATGTCGGCCAAGGCCGGCCAGACCCTGCGCGCCGTGGCCGAAACCCAGCGGCGGCCCGAGCAGGTGGCCGCATCAGTGATGGAGATTGTCGCCGCCACCCGCTCCTTCGGCGCCTCCTGCGCGGACATCTCGGTCGAAACCGCGCAGTCGAGCCGGGCCGCCGACCAGGCAGAGGCCGGTTGCGAGGGGATCGCCGGCAATGTCGCCATGCTGCGCCAGGCGAACAGCCGCATCGGCCATGTCGTCGAGCTGATCCGCAGCCTCGCGGCGCAGACCAATCTGCTTGCCCTCAACGCGACCATCGAGGCGGCCCGGGCCGGAGAGGCGGGCCGCGGCTTCGCCGTGGTCGCCGCCGAGGTCAAGTCGCTCGCGACCGCGACCAATCAGGCGACCGAGACCATCCGGCAGGGCATCGAGGAGGTCGTTACGGCGAGCCAGGCGATCGACGAGGCCGTCGGCCAGCTGGCCCAGACCGTCCTGGCCATGCAGACGAGCGCTCGCCTCGTCGCGGCGTCGACGGCCGATCAGCATGGCCGCATCGAACTGGTCGCGGCACAGGCCGAGACGTCGTCGCTCGGCGTCGATGCGATCGCCCGCCATGCGGCGCTCGTCGAGGGTCTGGCCGGCGAGGCCGCCACGCTGGCGACGCAGACCGATGATCGGGTCCAGGCCGCTCTGGGCCGCGCTCAGGAACTGGAACGCTCGATCGCCGGGTTCCTCGGCGAGATCGCCCAGGTTCGCGCCGAGCGCAACGGGCCGGTCATCCGCGACGCGGGCTGAGCGGCCGGCGGGACTGGCCATCGGGGCGCGCCTCGGGCAAACCCTCTCCATGCCGCAGCCCTTCGAATCAGACGCCCGCGCGATCCTCAAATCCGTCTTCGGCTATGATGATTTCCGCCCGGGCCAATGGGAGGTGATCGAGGCCGCGCTCGCGGGCCGCGATGTCTTCGCTGTGATGCCGACGGGCTCGGGCAAGTCGATGTGCTACCAGCTCCCCGCGCTGGTCGCGGGCGGTCTGACGCTCGTGGTTTCGCCCCTGATTGCATTGATGCGCGACCAGGTCGGGCAGTTGACGCGGGCGGGCGTCGCGGCCGCCTCGCTGAACTCGATGAACAGCGAAAGCGAGGCGGCCGAGGCCTGGGACAAGCTCAATTCAGGCGAGTTGCGCCTGCTCTTCGTCTCGCCCGAGCGGCTGGCGGGGGAAGGGCTGGTCGGCCGGCTGCGTCGTCTCGGCGTGACGCGGCTGGCCATCGACGAAGCCCATTGCGTCTCGCAATGGGGTCATGATTTCCGGCCCGAATACCGGCTGCTCGCCAAGACGCGCGAGGCGCTGGGCGGCGTGCCGGTGACGGCGCTGACCGCGACAGCCGACCGGCAGACGCGCGAGGACATCGCCCAGCAGCTCTTTCCGCGGCCGCCGCATCTGGTGGTGCATTCCTTCGACCGGCCGAACCTCAAGCTCGCCTTCGCACCCAAGGACCAGCCGCGCCGCCAGATCGACGAGTTCCTGCGCAGCCACCGCGGCGGCTCGGGCATCGTCTACTGCTCGTCGCGCGGCCGCACCGAAAAGCTTGCCGAAGGCTTGCGCGAGAAGGGCTGGAATGCGCTGGCCTATCATGCCGGCATGGAGCAGGGGCTGCGCAACCGCAACCAGGACATCTTCCTGCAGGAGGATGGCGTCGTGGTCTGCGCCACCATCGCTTTCGGCATGGGCATCAACAAGCCCGATGTCCGCTTCGTCGTCCATGCCGACATGCCGGGTTCGATCGAGAGCTACTACCAGGAGATCGGCCGGGCCGGGCGCGACGGGCTGCCGGCCGACACGCTGACGCTCTATGGCATCGACGACATGGCGCTGCGCCGCCGCCAGATCGACGAGAAGGCGATCGACGACGAGCGCCGCCGCATCGAGCACAAGCGCCTCAACGCCATGATCGAGCTGTGCGAATCCGCGCTCTGCCGCCGCAGCGCGCTGCTCTCTTATTTCGGCGAGGAGACGCAAAGCTGCCGGCATGGCAAGGCGCCGATCCGCTGCGATCTCTGCGGGGCGGATGCGCCCGAACTGACGGATGCCACGCTCGATGCGCGCAAGCTGCTCTCGGCCGTCGCCCGCTCGGGCCAGCGCTTCGGTGCCGCCCATCTCGCCGACATCCTGACGGGCACCGCGACCGACGCCATCCGCCGCCAGAACCATGATGGGCTGAAGACCTTCGGCGTCGGCCAGGACAAGCCCAAGAGCGCCTGGACGGCGCTGACCCGCAAGCTCTTCGCCGCGGGCGCGCTCGCCGAAGCCAGCGTCGAGCATGGCGGCTTCTGCCTGACGGGGAAGGGCGAGGACATCCTGTTCGGGCGCGAGGCGATCGCGCTGCGGGCCGACCCCTTCGCCGACCGTCGCAGCCGCCGCTCCGGGCGCGAGCAGGCCCGTGCCGACGGCCTCGACGAGGGCACTGCCGGGCTGTTCGAGCATCTGCGGCAGCTGCGCCTCTCCCTGGCGAGGGAAGAGGGCGTGGCCGCCTACATCATCTTCACCGATCGCACGCTGATCGCGATGGCGAGAGCCCGGCCGGTGGGGCTGGAGGAGATGCGCGCCATCGAGGGCGTCGGCGAGCGCAAGCTGGCCCAGTATGGCGAGGCCTTTCTGGAGGCGATCGCCGCCTTCCACCCTTGATCCGGGCCGCCCCACGCGTGTACGCGCGCACACGCGTGAAAAAGCCGCACTCGGGCGCTATAGTCGCGCCAACGAATCAAGATCACTGCGGGCGCCGCGCGCCCGCTGAAGGACGACGACATGAGCGATGCTGCCCGCGACCTTGAAGACGCCGCTTACGGCGCCGATTCCATCAAGGTTCTCAAAGGCTTGGATGCGGTGCGCAAGCGCCCGGGCATGTATATCGGCGACACCGATGACGGCTCGGGCCTGCATCACATGGTCTACGAGGTCGTCGACAACGCGATCGACGAGGCGCTCGCCGGCCATGCCGATCTCGTCACGGTGACGCTGAACGCCGAAGGATCGGTCACCGTGACCGACAACGGGCGCGGTATCCCCACCAATATTCACACCGAAGAGGGCATCTCGGCGGCCGAGGTCATCATGACCCAGCTCCATGCCGGCGGTAAGTTCGACCAGAATTCCTACAAGGTCTCGGGCGGCCTCCACGGCGTCGGCGTCTCCGTGGTGAATGCGCTCTCGGTTTCGCTGAAGCTGCGGATCTGGCGCGGCGGCAACGAGCACTTCATGGAGTTCCGCCATGGCGATGCGGTCGCGCCGCTCGCGGTCGTCGGGCCGGCCGGCGACAAGCGCGGCACGGAGGTGACCTTCACCCCGTCCCAAGAAACCTTCACGATGATCGAGTTCGACTACAAGACGCTCGAACATCGCCTGCGCGAGCTCGCCTTCCTCAACTCCGGCGTCCGCATCGTGCTGACCGATGCGCGCCGCGCCGAGGTGGTGCGCGAGGAGCTGATGTATGAGGGCGGCGTCGAGGCCTTCGTGCGCTATCTCGACCGCGCCAAGACACCGGTCGTCTCCGCCCCGATCATGCTGTCGGCGGAGAAGGACGGCATCACCGTCGACGTCGCGCTCTGGTGGAACGACAGCTACCACGAGAACGTGCTCTGCTTCACCAACAACATCCCGCAGCGCGACGGCGGCACCCACCTCGCCGGTTTCCGCGCCGCGCTGACGCGCCAGGTCACCGGCTATGCCGAAAGCTCCGGCATCTCCAAGAAGGAGAAGGTCTCGCTCACCGGCGACGATTGCCGCGAGGGGCTGACCGCGATCGTCTCGGTCAAGGTCCCGGATCCGAAGTTCTCCTCCCAGACCAAGGACAAGCTGGTCTCCTCCGAGGTGCGCCCGGTCGTCGAGAACGTCGTCAACCAGGCGCTCGCGACCTGGCTCGAGGAAAACCCCAACGAGGCCAAGATCATCGTCGG
Proteins encoded in this region:
- the dnaA gene encoding chromosomal replication initiator protein DnaA, translating into MTEEMGQTMFERRRMDETVEVVSALSVVVAVEQARPVEREAVALQASSAEAWDRVRRRLRAELGEDVFSSWFARVELGNIVDGVAYLTVPTRFLKSWLEAHYAERLRVNCMAELPGLNGIILSVRPVSRELMQQPAEIVPLRGRQPAPAPAAEPKPVQPGAAPAEAGERDLVDACGTSLDRRMNFQAFIVGKSNQLAFAAAERIAAAPAGSSPYNPLYIHAGVGLGKTHLLQAIAQEARSQGKRVAYFTADRFMYGFVAALKSQTALAFKEKLRGIDLLVVDDVQFIQGKSIQQEFGHTINALIDAGKQIVVAGDRMANDLEALDERIRSRLGGGLVVEVGDLDEALRAKILGNRLETLQAAHPNFQVHPDVIAYVARVVATNGRDLDGAANRLLAHATLSGQPVSLETAEAAIRDLVRTREPRRVKIEDIQKLVATRYNVSRADILSERRTAAVVKPRQIAMYLAKALTPRSLPEIGRRFGGRDHTTVLHAVRKIEKAIAEDRSLHDEVDLLKRMLQE
- the dnaN gene encoding DNA polymerase III subunit beta, with amino-acid sequence MKVTVERSTLLKSLGHVHRVVERRNTIPILSNLLLSGTEAGLKLKATDLDIEVVETVAADVPEPGATTVPAHTLYDIVRKLPDGAQVSLETTGDTGLVLRSGRSRFQLQTLPESDFPDITAGEMAHSFRLPAGEFKRLIDKTQFAISTEETRYYLNGIYLHTIDVDGRPMLRAVATDGHRLARVDTAAPQGSVGMPGVIVPRKAVAEIQKLLEDGESEVTIELSATKIRVATAAVVLTSKLIDGTFPDYQRVIPSGNDKRLTVDKGDFAASVDRVSTISSERGRAVKLSMADGRMTLSVTNPDSGSATEEIEVDYDSSPLDIGFNARYLMDIAAQLDGDTALLKLADPGSPTVIQDREGASALYVLMPMRV
- the recF gene encoding DNA replication/repair protein RecF (All proteins in this family for which functions are known are DNA-binding proteins that assist the filamentation of RecA onto DNA for the initiation of recombination or recombinational repair.), with product MAAVARLILQDFRSYEALDLTVGGQIVALVGENGAGKTNILEALSLFTPGRGLRRADLAEMARQEGEGAFAVSVALAQDGARLGVGLGPADMEGKRARLARIDGVSAGSALAFSEHLRVVWLTPDLDGLFRGAAGDRRRFLDRLVLAVDPAHATRSNALERALRSRNRILEESPHQTQWLDAVEREIAELGVAVAAARAETVARLSAIIAESRDEASPFPHAGIALSGEIDLLVARHAALDAEDGYRDLLRQGRARDRAAGRTLAGPQTSDLEVRHGPKNIPAGQGSTGEQKALLIGLVLAHARLVAAMSGLKPLVLLDEIAAHLDPRRRAALYEGLMALGCQVWMTGADPTLFTDLPAGSQRLAVTAGRIEDLA
- a CDS encoding methyl-accepting chemotaxis protein, which encodes MQPSRTMFSASEKEIASRLLAVLSPHFGASIDQLQGIQTGLDKRERDPELRQDELTKYRLLFGLEFGEAYIAAKQRIVARANRNGIELSDYPLFFLADFSHFLPVIVAKWKRRWGKVDTALQVFAKLMLTDMSYSIAQFDGAIEARTADRLRQVEQAFRNGIAERISAIELSLGDVSGFSTQMSAKAGQTLRAVAETQRRPEQVAASVMEIVAATRSFGASCADISVETAQSSRAADQAEAGCEGIAGNVAMLRQANSRIGHVVELIRSLAAQTNLLALNATIEAARAGEAGRGFAVVAAEVKSLATATNQATETIRQGIEEVVTASQAIDEAVGQLAQTVLAMQTSARLVAASTADQHGRIELVAAQAETSSLGVDAIARHAALVEGLAGEAATLATQTDDRVQAALGRAQELERSIAGFLGEIAQVRAERNGPVIRDAG
- the recQ gene encoding DNA helicase RecQ; translated protein: MPQPFESDARAILKSVFGYDDFRPGQWEVIEAALAGRDVFAVMPTGSGKSMCYQLPALVAGGLTLVVSPLIALMRDQVGQLTRAGVAAASLNSMNSESEAAEAWDKLNSGELRLLFVSPERLAGEGLVGRLRRLGVTRLAIDEAHCVSQWGHDFRPEYRLLAKTREALGGVPVTALTATADRQTREDIAQQLFPRPPHLVVHSFDRPNLKLAFAPKDQPRRQIDEFLRSHRGGSGIVYCSSRGRTEKLAEGLREKGWNALAYHAGMEQGLRNRNQDIFLQEDGVVVCATIAFGMGINKPDVRFVVHADMPGSIESYYQEIGRAGRDGLPADTLTLYGIDDMALRRRQIDEKAIDDERRRIEHKRLNAMIELCESALCRRSALLSYFGEETQSCRHGKAPIRCDLCGADAPELTDATLDARKLLSAVARSGQRFGAAHLADILTGTATDAIRRQNHDGLKTFGVGQDKPKSAWTALTRKLFAAGALAEASVEHGGFCLTGKGEDILFGREAIALRADPFADRRSRRSGREQARADGLDEGTAGLFEHLRQLRLSLAREEGVAAYIIFTDRTLIAMARARPVGLEEMRAIEGVGERKLAQYGEAFLEAIAAFHP